DNA from Palaemon carinicauda isolate YSFRI2023 chromosome 26, ASM3689809v2, whole genome shotgun sequence:
GATGATCCGGTGAACTTCAGAGGCAGCAGCTTTTCATCAGAAGTTATTAGTACGGCATATGGACGGGATGGTAGCTCTGTGTCAGAAGGGGCTAGTAGTATTGCGTCAAGAGAAAGTACTATCACTGTGTCAGGTCTTGGTAATATTGTATCCGGAGGGATTATTGTAGTTACAGGTGAagcagatgaagatgatgatgatgatgataactatttaTTGAAGGAATATACGTGTGACACAGTCCTTCCATTAGAAAGTAAAGAGAAATATGAAATGGGAAGAACCCTATGGAGAGTTAAAACTGGTGTCCCCCAAGAAGGAGAATATAGATATGATAAGGTGAAAAATTACCATGCGTTATACAAAAATAAAGGAATAGTCTTCAATAGAAGTAGCATCAGTGGTGCTCTTATTAGTGGAAGTTATGTCCATGCGGATGAAGATACCAAAACTATGTCTTCTAGATATCAAACCGAAGATCTTATTGGCACAGATCGCCATTATCAGATAAAAGAATTAACCCAAACTGAAAGTGACAATGACGACGAAATCTTTTTAACACCTACGAGTGAAGTTTGAGTAGTACATTATCCTATTGGCCATAACATTTCTATACTAAATTCAGATAAGGAAGCTAGAGATATTGGAATAGCATATAGCCTAGAAAGTGACACAACGCCTCCGATGGAAGACTTAATTGAAAGCCAGCGGTATGTTAGACGTAAGATCTCAGAATCAAATGGAGAAAGAACCTCCCAGCTAACTGTCGCTGAAACACAGGAAGACAATGTTGAAAATACAGATACTGATGCAAATAAATGCAAAATTGGCGATAAATGCCGATTAATGTAAGTTTACTGAAATGCTTCATTATACACGATGATTAagagaaatttataatttatattacagaTTTACCGTAGATCAAACACAattattgtggaagtagttttaatATGTCTCAACACCTTACTTGCATTTATGCTGGGTCCATAAATAGAAGAATAGAGTTGTATCGACTTTATCCTACGATGAAAATCGAAATATTTTCTATTACGGCAAAAATGTTTTTAATGTGAtatatttggttttaattttttattgtgaatatatGCTTAAATTTTAATGGATACTTTAAACAAGACATTGATTTTAAAAACTTTATATGAATCTGcagttataatttattttaaaaaaagaaacaaacatatTCAGCATGAAATAAGTGTTATttcataaataatgtaaatattttatttttccttttatatttgattatattgttttgtttttcaatttaCCTAGAAATATTAATTACTCTCTTCATTATGTGATTACAATATTTACCTATTTTGCAAACATGGCACACTGTGGGCATTAAGTATTTGTATTGTTCCTTTGGGCTTCTAGCTGCAACGAGTTTTCATCTGTTAACTTTACCTTTGTTCCAATTAACTTGATTGAATTTTGCTGTCCTGCTTCTTCTATATATAACATGGGAGTGCAACAGCTGAGTGTTCTTTTAGTTACAAATCGGCCGTGATTGACCTCCACCTCTTTGATTTGGCCCAAATGGCTTAAATCTCCTAAATCTGAAAATGCATTTGAAatatttctcgttttgtgtatACAATTGAAactatttttaaagttttaattgtgTTTTAAAAAAAACAGTGATTAAGAGTTAAAAAAATGAAGGGCTTTTCAAACTTTGATTCTTTTAAAGTAAGATAAAAACGTTGGTTTGATGTCGATTGGGCTATATTTTGAAAGGCGTTATATTTATTGTTTCATGAATAATTAGTTAATTTGATATCACAGAATTGTTATATTCAAACTGTTCATGAACACAATTATATTAATTATGAAAGTGAATTTATAGACCGAAACTAATTCTGAACATTTGTGTCGTCCAACTGAAGGAAGGTTGATATTACATCACAATGTTTAtggaataaaaaaacaacaattgtCCAGACAATTTCCCCAAcatatttttcattatgaaaaactAGGCTAAGTGAGCAGCAGGTGAATAATTTCATCTGAAAAATATGAACATTATTCGCAAAATGATAAGATACTCACGGCCCGCAACAATTTCTTCACTTTTTATAGATTTACCAAGGCAAACATAAATACAACGTATTTCTGTTTACTATGTGAAAttctaaaaatgtatatatatatattttccataatgCAAGTTGGATCAAGGAAAATTAGTGGATATTGTTATTAATGGTAAAATAACACCAGTTCtatgatttcatcttttttttcaagtATAGTGAGGTAATATTCGTTTCCCTTCAGATTTGTATATTTTATGAAATCTTATTTTCGATTAAAACAAGGAAATATTGGTTTCTCTTGAAatgtgtatattattacatcttttttttcaagtaaaataaGGAAATACTCGTTTCCCTTTGAATGTAGTATAGGATTAGATCATATCTTCAAATAATAAAAGGGTATATTATATTACCTtcggatatgtacagtatatgattaaaatatatttttagataagATAATGGTAAAATTTGttcacttcatatatgtatataattacattttaTCTTTGAGTAATATAAGGGATCATTCGTTTCCCTTTAGATGTGTATAGTTATTATATCTTATCGTGAAAAAAGGTAATATTCTTTTCCTTTTGAATGTGTATATGATTTCATTTTATCTTCCAAAACATAAGGGAACATCTGTTTAACTTCAAATGTGTATATGATTACAtcttataatcaaataaaaatgggaatattattttcctttcaaaatttatAAGTGATTACACATTTCCTTCcaataaaatgattaaatttatttcccttcaaatatcTATATGATAACATTTCatcttcaaataaaataaaataaaataatattcatttcaTTTCAGATGTGTAAGATTGAATATTATCTTCAAATGGAATATGTAATTATTCATTTTTCTTCAGTTGTGCATATTTAAAGAAATAAGGAATAAGATTTAACCTTAAAGTATTTATAGGATTAAATCATAGCTCCAAATGAAATGTAGGAATAACATTTTCCTttcaaatgtatatattacatctTATCTCAAAATTAAATAAGGGAATGTATGTTTCCCTTCAAATGTGTATATTAATGCAACttatcttaaaataaaatatttgtatattcgaTTCCCTTCAAATGTGTATATGATTATCACTTAGCTTTAAATAGAAGGAAGGGAATATTTTTTCCTTCAAATGTGCATAtaactatattatgtatatatatatatatatatatatatatatatatatatatatatatatatatatatatatatatatatatataatatatataatatataatatagttatatgcacatttgaaggaaaaaaagcttttttgtcgcactagctcaattaTACTAGCTCATTTAGACCTAGCTTTTttggacctagctcttttggatcgctccctatatatatatatatatatatatatatatatatatatatatatatatatatatatatatatatatatatatatatatatatatacatatatatatatatatatatatatatatatatatatatatatatatatatatatatatatatatatatatatcatttaaattaaATAAGAGAATAACAGTTTGTCTTCTAAAGCGTATATGATTACAACTTAATTTCAAATGACATAAGGGAGTATTAGTTTCCCTTCAAATGTGTATATGATTACATTTTATCTCCAAATGAAATAAGGGATTATTCGTTTCACTTCAGATATGTATATGATCACATCTTATCTTCAAATAAAATCAGTGAATATGCAGTTcccttcatatatgtatatgattacatCTTAGCTTTAAATAAATTAAGGGAATATTCATTTCCCTTCAAATGTGTTTATGATGACATCCTAGCTTTATATAAAATAAAGGAATATTCGTTTCCCTTAAAATTTGTATATGATTACGAACTATATTAAGATAAAATGAGGAAACACTCTTTTCCCTCTCATTGTGTATATGATTAGATTTTAGCCTCGAATAAAATATGGAATAATTCATTTCCCTTCATGTGTATATGATTACATTTTATCTTCAAATGAAATATGGGAGTATCCGTTTCTGTTCAAATGTATATGTGATTACAATTTATTTTCATAGGAAATAAGAGAATATTTGTTTTACTTCATAAGTGTATATGATTACATCTTAGCttcaaataaaatatggaaatattttttttccttttaaatgtgtATATGCTTACAACTTATCTTCGAATGAAATAAACTAATATTCTTATCTTTTAGATGTGTATGTGGTTACATCTTGTCTTaaactaaaatatgaaaatttttgtttCTGTTCTAAAGAGTATGTGTTGGCAACTTATCTTCAAATGAATTAAGGGAATGCCGGTTtccctttatatatttacatgcttACATTTTATCTCCAAATAAAGCAATGGCACAACTATTTCCCTTCAAATGTGTATATAATTCAATCTCATCTTCAAATAAAATAAGGGAATATTAACttccaaaatatttttctatatgaatatatttcatctTCGAATAAAATAGGGGAATACTCCCCTAACCTCGTATGTGGGTATGATTATATCT
Protein-coding regions in this window:
- the LOC137620114 gene encoding uncharacterized protein; this encodes MKDKIMKKNQFGLLSKIDTEHTINREVQDITNTTDIFDPLNDPTKILPAVSKVELGCTEVEENFPAKFLSKYSRNGLHLLNEDLDSAVPQGMKGKRCDDPVNFRGSSFSSEVISTAYGRDGSSVSEGASSIASRESTITVSGLGNIVSGGIIVVTGEADEDDDDDDNYLLKEYTCDTVLPLESKEKYEMGRTLWRVKTGVPQEGEYRYDKVKNYHALYKNKGIVFNRSSISGALISGSYVHADEDTKTMSSRYQTEDLIGTDRHYQIKELTQTESDNDDEIFLTPTSEV